A part of Paenibacillus sp. sptzw28 genomic DNA contains:
- a CDS encoding glycoside hydrolase family 2 TIM barrel-domain containing protein → MKPSRDWENPHVAQKNRYPMHEPYGVYETVEQALSGDRRKSKYVQCLNGTWKFKSFSSPVAVTDEFYHPEFDVSEWDDMPVPSNWELFGYGKPVYTNTKYPFERKWADSHHEIQLKKDEFVLNPPYVPEDNLTGCYVQTFEIPEHFNGRDLFIDFAGVESCFYLWLNGKFVGYSQDSKLNASFDITDYIRTGQNHLAVQVMRFGAGSYLEDQDYWHLSGIYRDVLIYAKPRMRIHDYKIETLFSGDYDNAELAVTVYPNNQASCYGEAHVRLSLYDHDHKLVTQFETPKFADCRSYLQDNYVAKVKQPIKSPQLWSDEIPYLYKLVLEMIDQGGNVVDIESANVGFREVSIDKTGILKINGKRLIIRGTNLHAFCPETGRVVSTEYMREQIKSMKSLNINAVRTSHYPHAIEWYDLCDELGLYVVDEANIETHGIGGQLSASPEWTHNYMERAARMVLRDKNHPSIILWSLGNESGYGANHAAMYGWIKEYDKTRYVQYESLNPPANISDILAPMYPQKDWIMECMTNCEDLRPFIMCEYAYAKSNSNGNFKEFWDLIHKFPRFQGGFIWDFQDKALVRHDESGNKKYVYGGAFQEEIIDSAPDMCLNGIVFPDLTPKPAAYEIKNVQAPVQIDYFERPYYAPGNKSYRIYNHYMHRDLSHLDIGWELVCDGKVVDNGTLPKLHTPAGTMDSVQAPYDPTKVSGEAFLNFHAFLNEDTYYANKGTCIYACQTQLNDSVYEIHAGDIESGSLVYEEAADRIYIYNENTNVVFSKETAEFISVRYNNRDYFTGGANNFYRPPTGIDVGVQGETLNYADDWRSLGLDSDRKEIKRIRVYGAPASVIIQVHALYHGCIETLTEYAIGGKGIEIANTVVNNAPVDTLPRIGLSFTFSDAWKKIKWYGRGPWENYADRKTAALVGIYESSIQDQHVPYIVPVECGGKEDVRYLYVSADDRKVKVTAAGHFHFDIHQYSIGQYDNAAYEDELGTSDSVFLHIDYKHAGLGGDNGWTKNIHDEYKIEKGIYVYKITLEIMD, encoded by the coding sequence ATGAAGCCAAGCAGAGACTGGGAGAATCCGCATGTCGCTCAAAAGAACCGTTACCCTATGCATGAGCCGTACGGCGTATACGAAACCGTGGAACAGGCCCTAAGCGGCGATCGCAGAAAGTCAAAATACGTACAATGCTTAAACGGCACGTGGAAATTTAAATCGTTTTCGTCTCCGGTTGCAGTAACCGATGAGTTCTATCATCCTGAATTTGACGTGTCCGAGTGGGATGATATGCCTGTTCCTTCCAACTGGGAGCTGTTCGGATACGGAAAACCGGTGTACACGAACACAAAGTATCCCTTTGAACGAAAGTGGGCGGACTCCCATCATGAAATTCAACTAAAGAAAGATGAATTTGTTTTGAATCCGCCTTATGTGCCGGAGGATAACCTCACCGGATGCTATGTCCAGACATTCGAAATTCCCGAACATTTCAATGGCCGGGATCTGTTTATCGACTTTGCCGGTGTGGAATCCTGCTTCTATCTGTGGTTGAACGGGAAGTTCGTCGGTTATTCGCAGGACAGCAAGCTTAACGCTTCATTCGATATTACGGATTACATCCGAACGGGACAGAACCATTTGGCCGTTCAGGTGATGCGATTCGGAGCCGGTTCTTATCTGGAGGATCAGGACTACTGGCATCTATCGGGGATCTACAGAGATGTTCTGATTTATGCAAAACCGCGAATGCGCATTCATGATTATAAAATCGAAACGCTCTTCTCGGGTGATTACGACAATGCCGAATTAGCTGTGACGGTTTATCCTAATAATCAAGCAAGCTGTTACGGGGAAGCTCATGTGCGCCTGTCTCTTTATGATCACGATCATAAATTGGTAACGCAATTTGAAACGCCGAAGTTTGCGGATTGCAGATCCTACCTGCAAGATAACTATGTGGCGAAGGTCAAACAACCCATTAAGAGCCCCCAATTGTGGAGCGACGAAATTCCTTACCTCTACAAATTGGTGTTGGAAATGATCGACCAAGGTGGAAACGTCGTCGACATCGAGAGTGCAAATGTCGGCTTCCGCGAAGTCAGCATCGATAAGACCGGGATATTGAAAATAAACGGCAAGCGTCTTATCATCCGTGGAACCAATCTTCATGCGTTTTGTCCCGAAACGGGGCGCGTAGTGTCGACGGAGTATATGCGTGAGCAGATCAAGAGCATGAAATCGCTGAATATCAATGCGGTAAGAACAAGTCACTACCCGCATGCAATCGAATGGTACGACCTCTGTGACGAACTGGGCCTTTATGTCGTGGATGAGGCCAATATTGAGACCCATGGCATCGGCGGCCAGCTCAGCGCCTCTCCCGAATGGACGCATAATTATATGGAACGTGCAGCACGGATGGTGCTGAGAGATAAGAATCATCCCTCGATCATTCTGTGGTCCCTGGGGAATGAATCCGGTTACGGAGCGAACCATGCCGCAATGTACGGCTGGATTAAGGAATATGATAAAACAAGATATGTCCAGTACGAGTCCTTGAATCCTCCGGCCAATATTTCCGATATCCTTGCGCCCATGTATCCTCAGAAGGACTGGATCATGGAATGCATGACGAACTGCGAAGACTTGAGGCCGTTTATTATGTGCGAATATGCGTATGCGAAAAGCAACAGCAACGGGAATTTCAAGGAATTTTGGGACCTCATTCATAAATTCCCGCGGTTTCAGGGAGGTTTTATTTGGGATTTCCAGGATAAAGCGCTTGTTAGGCATGATGAATCCGGGAACAAAAAGTATGTTTATGGCGGCGCGTTCCAGGAAGAGATTATTGATTCCGCGCCCGATATGTGCCTGAACGGCATTGTATTTCCGGATTTAACGCCGAAACCGGCCGCCTATGAAATCAAAAATGTTCAAGCTCCCGTCCAAATCGATTACTTTGAACGGCCTTATTATGCTCCCGGTAACAAAAGTTATCGAATTTATAATCATTATATGCATCGGGATTTAAGCCACCTGGATATCGGTTGGGAGCTTGTTTGCGACGGGAAGGTTGTGGACAACGGTACGTTGCCCAAATTGCACACGCCTGCCGGAACTATGGACAGTGTTCAGGCGCCATACGACCCAACCAAGGTCTCTGGGGAAGCGTTCCTGAATTTCCATGCTTTTCTGAACGAAGACACCTATTATGCAAATAAGGGAACCTGTATTTATGCCTGCCAGACCCAGTTGAATGATTCCGTTTATGAAATACATGCCGGGGATATTGAAAGCGGAAGCCTGGTATATGAAGAAGCCGCAGATCGAATTTATATTTATAATGAAAATACGAACGTGGTCTTCTCCAAAGAAACGGCAGAATTCATTTCGGTGAGATACAATAACCGGGACTATTTTACGGGCGGAGCTAACAATTTCTATCGCCCGCCAACGGGGATAGACGTCGGTGTACAGGGCGAGACGCTGAACTATGCGGATGATTGGAGAAGCCTCGGGCTCGACTCCGATCGAAAAGAGATCAAGCGTATCCGGGTATATGGAGCGCCTGCTTCCGTAATCATTCAGGTTCATGCTCTGTATCATGGGTGCATTGAAACACTAACGGAGTATGCGATTGGCGGTAAAGGCATAGAAATTGCCAACACTGTCGTGAATAATGCCCCTGTCGATACCCTTCCGAGAATTGGTCTAAGCTTTACCTTCTCTGATGCCTGGAAGAAGATCAAATGGTATGGCCGCGGGCCATGGGAGAACTATGCGGACCGTAAAACGGCTGCCTTAGTCGGTATATATGAAAGCTCTATCCAAGATCAACACGTTCCCTACATCGTGCCGGTTGAATGCGGGGGCAAGGAAGATGTCCGTTATCTTTATGTGTCCGCGGATGATCGCAAGGTAAAAGTTACCGCGGCAGGACACTTCCATTTCGATATTCATCAATACAGCATCGGACAGTATGACAATGCCGCCTATGAAGACGAGCTTGGCACATCCGATTCCGTTTTCCTTCATATCGATTATAAACATGCAGGTCTTGGCGGAGACAACGGGTGGACCAAAAATATTCACGATGAATATAAAATCGAAAAGGGCATCTATGTTTACAAGATCACTTTAGAGATCATGGATTGA
- a CDS encoding SGNH/GDSL hydrolase family protein → MWKLLLAILCAGLTACMKPPEPGNKLQEGEAAMAAKEADQLFRAEENFVRPLGRTYFLNDTLWMALSGSGAEFRFSGRRAEITLKGDQVALRQSNHARIGIYVNGERVVDDLLNEPLKTYTVFENVSEQDVVVRIIKLSEAAMSTAGIHEIRVNAVDGIQPTQDSARKIEFIGDSITAGYGVDDEVKEHGFSTATEDVTKTYAFKTAAALQADYSIVAYSGYGIISGYTGSDEKVDSQLVPDYYDKMGRSDGRIDGTIEVMSIPWDFDKFLPDLIVINLGTNDDSYALDDAEKQAQYRDAYVEFLKQVRSHNADAHLMCTLGMMGDRLYPMVEQAAAAYTNETGDANISVLKFDVQLPADGHAAHWHPTEATHSKAAGKLIAKIKDVMEWQVPQ, encoded by the coding sequence ATGTGGAAGCTACTGTTGGCAATCTTATGCGCCGGGCTGACAGCATGCATGAAGCCGCCCGAGCCGGGCAATAAACTGCAAGAGGGTGAAGCCGCTATGGCAGCAAAAGAAGCAGATCAATTGTTTAGAGCAGAGGAGAATTTCGTAAGGCCGCTCGGCAGGACATATTTCTTAAACGACACGCTTTGGATGGCTTTGTCCGGCAGCGGGGCGGAGTTCAGGTTTAGCGGCAGGAGGGCGGAAATTACGCTGAAAGGCGACCAGGTTGCGTTACGCCAGTCCAATCATGCAAGGATCGGCATTTATGTCAACGGAGAACGAGTCGTAGACGATTTGTTGAATGAACCTCTGAAGACGTACACCGTATTTGAAAACGTTTCTGAACAGGATGTCGTCGTTCGGATCATCAAGCTGTCGGAGGCGGCCATGTCTACGGCTGGAATCCACGAGATCCGCGTTAATGCTGTGGATGGGATTCAACCGACGCAGGATTCGGCTCGGAAGATCGAGTTCATCGGCGATTCGATTACGGCCGGCTACGGAGTGGACGATGAGGTGAAGGAACACGGATTTTCCACCGCGACAGAAGACGTGACCAAAACCTATGCGTTTAAAACGGCGGCTGCGCTCCAGGCCGACTACAGCATCGTTGCCTATAGCGGCTATGGCATCATCTCTGGCTATACCGGGTCGGATGAGAAGGTCGACTCACAGCTGGTTCCGGATTATTATGACAAAATGGGAAGGTCTGACGGCAGAATAGACGGGACTATAGAGGTCATGTCCATACCATGGGACTTCGACAAATTCTTACCTGATCTGATTGTCATTAATCTTGGGACGAACGACGATTCGTATGCGTTGGATGATGCGGAGAAGCAGGCTCAGTACAGAGATGCCTATGTCGAATTTCTGAAGCAGGTTCGATCGCATAACGCGGATGCGCATTTGATGTGCACCCTGGGCATGATGGGGGACAGACTTTATCCGATGGTGGAGCAAGCAGCCGCAGCTTATACGAATGAAACCGGGGATGCCAATATTTCGGTTTTGAAGTTTGACGTGCAGTTGCCGGCAGACGGCCACGCTGCACATTGGCATCCGACGGAGGCAACCCATTCCAAAGCTGCAGGCAAGCTGATTGCCAAGATAAAAGATGTGATGGAATGGCAGGTTCCGCAATGA
- a CDS encoding response regulator, with product MDVMIVDDEPLALDNVADMIPWESYGFRLVARTTDSRKAMELFRRWRPQIVITDISMPFLDGLKLGRMIRSIEPRTQLLFLTAYRDFEYARQALEIKASRYVLKHEISQNRLLDALIVMKESFEAENQQWHQSRKQLLTDLLMGVMQPAEWANNPVYRELSKQLEATLALVYMEISPYYTLEGKRIQNGVMKPEEYHHLTAAYLTDHDSILQQIGSVRTDEGGTLLLMRFSPGSSFLHAWNELQQLLRHLHSSIKRLKQWETKVSVISGVRQEELQDAFRRMIDGFDRRCLFGNEIVTPMDQKPGKAGNLSELSAEIKRVTDLLSRGDEGETISGLRTVWERIVNTRDDRAFLLLLREVGHVLVRHFQSDVSAALGVSAEEILQSLENRIRESVRRDHAYSRLVAGAIEYVKEHYADPDLTLEAIAEHLSISNVHLRATFKKETGRTMLDFITEHRIERAKAMLRDGGYKIYEVSEKVGYRTSQYFSQVFKKATGIHPKDYP from the coding sequence ATGGACGTAATGATCGTGGACGACGAACCGTTGGCATTGGATAACGTGGCGGATATGATCCCGTGGGAATCATACGGATTTCGGCTTGTCGCCCGAACGACCGACAGCCGCAAAGCGATGGAGCTTTTCCGGAGATGGCGGCCGCAAATCGTGATCACCGACATCTCCATGCCTTTTTTGGACGGTCTAAAGCTGGGGAGGATGATTCGATCCATTGAGCCGCGCACGCAGCTGCTGTTCCTTACGGCTTACCGGGATTTCGAATATGCGCGTCAAGCACTGGAAATCAAGGCTTCGCGGTACGTTCTGAAACATGAAATCAGCCAAAACCGACTGCTTGACGCATTGATTGTCATGAAAGAGTCATTCGAGGCAGAGAATCAGCAGTGGCACCAGTCCAGAAAACAGCTTCTCACCGACCTGCTGATGGGTGTCATGCAACCCGCCGAGTGGGCGAACAACCCTGTTTACCGGGAGTTGTCCAAGCAATTGGAAGCCACGCTTGCGCTCGTATATATGGAAATATCTCCATACTATACGTTGGAAGGAAAGCGCATTCAGAATGGCGTTATGAAGCCTGAGGAATATCATCATTTGACCGCTGCCTACTTGACCGATCATGACTCGATCCTGCAGCAGATCGGCTCTGTACGTACGGATGAAGGGGGCACCCTGCTGCTGATGAGGTTTTCTCCCGGCAGCAGCTTCCTGCATGCTTGGAACGAGCTGCAGCAGTTATTGCGCCACTTGCATAGTTCAATCAAACGATTAAAGCAATGGGAAACGAAAGTATCGGTCATATCCGGAGTTCGTCAGGAAGAGCTGCAGGATGCATTCCGGAGAATGATCGATGGGTTTGACCGTCGCTGCCTCTTCGGAAACGAGATCGTAACGCCCATGGATCAAAAGCCTGGTAAAGCCGGCAATCTTTCGGAACTCTCTGCCGAAATTAAACGGGTCACGGACTTATTATCCCGCGGGGATGAAGGAGAAACCATCAGCGGTCTGCGGACCGTATGGGAGCGTATCGTGAACACCAGGGACGATCGGGCATTTCTCTTGCTGCTCCGGGAAGTCGGACACGTACTTGTACGCCATTTTCAGTCCGATGTTTCCGCAGCGCTGGGGGTATCCGCGGAAGAGATTTTGCAGTCGCTGGAAAATCGGATCCGGGAATCGGTTCGTCGAGACCATGCTTATTCTCGGCTTGTCGCCGGAGCGATCGAATATGTGAAGGAGCATTACGCCGATCCGGATTTGACGCTGGAGGCGATCGCCGAACATTTGTCCATCAGCAACGTTCACCTTCGGGCAACCTTCAAAAAGGAGACCGGGAGGACAATGCTTGATTTCATCACGGAGCACCGGATCGAGAGAGCGAAGGCGATGCTTCGCGATGGCGGATATAAAATATATGAGGTCAGCGAGAAGGTCGGTTACCGAACAAGCCAATATTTCAGTCAAGTCTTCAAGAAGGCGACTGGCATCCATCCGAAAGATTATCCGTAA
- a CDS encoding sensor histidine kinase yields the protein MKGRIKNKILGSAVLIVTLSLVACGLLAFGYFYKEFEKKTLHDGQVDMRQAEMQMNQLIDDIRKYSANMVNDEMLQKFAGTLSYGSVYSELSAYNEVVQQLTKFNVLRDYLDSSAIIRPDGKVFWSTLSFDPSFQSELLKPWYRDAVNQPRKSGFTLPHPSLTDGNRQVISFFIRFAEPEGGLLLLNIKTEAFTQVFDYLNDSFDHYLWTSSRNGVIRNNGLEEEEVKTVVGPLSADLPEVTKDSKGYYLAQRLSDPDWALVTFLSRDRFYGAVREASLYLLGFIGICILLCFLLFLPIVSSITKPISSLSRAMKQVSIGNYDVQVHFHSQDELMILKNGFELMLGNIKRQIEERTEQERWKRRMSAELLFAQINPHFIYNTLNTVIYLARKKSHDSIIDMVESFIGILQDAVHIGEGNLHTTVHQEMKLIDHYVAIQRHRYGGKFDFVWEVEEGAQDCRIPKSLLQPLVENAIFHGVSGREEPGSIGISIREQGETLRILVWDDGIGMSPEMAGKLKQDASGPERTDGPSRIGIRNIRERIHHLCGDAYGLEIASEEGVGTEVVLTLPLIKENH from the coding sequence TTGAAAGGAAGAATCAAAAATAAAATTCTCGGCAGCGCCGTTCTGATTGTCACTTTATCCCTTGTCGCATGCGGGCTGCTCGCCTTCGGATATTTCTATAAAGAATTCGAGAAGAAAACGCTGCACGACGGCCAAGTCGACATGCGCCAAGCGGAAATGCAAATGAATCAGCTGATCGACGATATTCGGAAATATTCCGCGAACATGGTGAACGATGAAATGCTTCAGAAATTCGCGGGCACTTTGTCGTACGGTTCCGTCTACAGCGAGCTTTCCGCATATAACGAAGTTGTGCAGCAGCTCACCAAGTTTAACGTTCTTCGGGATTATCTTGACAGCTCGGCGATCATCCGCCCTGACGGCAAAGTATTCTGGTCCACGCTATCCTTTGATCCTTCCTTTCAGTCCGAGCTATTGAAGCCGTGGTACCGGGATGCCGTCAATCAGCCTCGCAAAAGCGGATTTACGCTGCCCCACCCGTCCCTGACGGACGGGAACCGTCAGGTCATCAGTTTTTTTATCCGGTTTGCGGAACCGGAAGGCGGCCTGCTTCTGCTGAATATCAAAACCGAAGCTTTCACGCAGGTGTTTGATTATTTGAACGATTCATTCGATCATTACTTATGGACAAGCAGCCGGAATGGTGTTATCCGGAATAACGGGTTGGAAGAGGAAGAGGTGAAAACGGTCGTAGGTCCTCTGTCTGCTGACTTGCCTGAGGTGACGAAAGACAGCAAAGGATATTACTTGGCTCAGCGGCTTTCGGATCCGGATTGGGCTCTCGTCACCTTCCTCTCCCGAGATCGATTCTACGGCGCCGTCCGTGAGGCAAGCTTGTATTTGCTCGGATTCATCGGCATTTGCATCCTGCTCTGTTTCCTGCTGTTCCTGCCGATCGTCTCCAGCATTACGAAGCCGATCTCGTCGTTATCAAGAGCCATGAAACAAGTATCCATTGGCAATTACGATGTTCAGGTTCATTTTCACAGCCAGGACGAATTGATGATTTTGAAGAACGGTTTCGAGTTGATGCTGGGTAACATCAAACGTCAAATCGAGGAACGCACGGAGCAGGAACGATGGAAAAGACGGATGTCCGCCGAGCTGCTGTTTGCCCAGATCAATCCCCATTTCATATACAACACGCTTAACACCGTCATCTATTTAGCCCGCAAGAAGAGCCATGACTCCATTATCGACATGGTCGAATCCTTCATCGGCATCCTGCAGGATGCGGTGCATATCGGCGAGGGCAACCTGCACACGACGGTGCACCAGGAAATGAAGCTTATTGACCATTATGTCGCCATCCAGCGGCACCGCTACGGCGGCAAATTCGATTTCGTCTGGGAAGTTGAAGAAGGCGCGCAGGACTGCCGCATTCCGAAAAGCCTTCTGCAGCCCTTGGTGGAAAATGCGATTTTTCACGGGGTATCCGGAAGGGAAGAACCCGGTTCGATCGGGATTTCGATTCGGGAGCAAGGAGAGACCTTGCGGATACTGGTATGGGATGACGGGATCGGAATGAGCCCGGAAATGGCGGGGAAGCTCAAGCAGGATGCTTCGGGACCCGAAAGGACCGATGGGCCCAGCAGGATCGGAATCCGAAACATCCGGGAGCGAATTCATCACTTGTGCGGAGATGCGTACGGGCTCGAAATCGCAAGTGAAGAGGGAGTCGGGACTGAAGTCGTTCTGACTTTACCCCTGATCAAGGAGAACCATTAG
- a CDS encoding ABC transporter substrate-binding protein: MKINRGNKWRVFVIAVVVLSVLVSGCSGKGKESASDSASDSASTETSASTSASGNDQQATVTMWGWDKAYAEKTVEGFNKVYPNIKVEFVDVSAGDYLKKLQTSVAAGSDLPDIIWGEAGFRGALFALNILDDLTKEPYSFDKSKLIDQVIPQLQNEKGELVGLEQSVNPGALAYKRNLAKQYLGTDDPDQLAAMFPDWNSFIEKGKEVKQKSGGKVSMLPGMMDAYTVVYPQYPEAFIHGVQFDTSAVKSIFQTLENIRNADITAKLDMWSPTWNASYAKDDVIFYPAANWSPHFVIEPNDKGSTGRWGLMVPPGGGYSYGGTSLGIWKDSKNKEAAWKYLEWTLASEEGAKLSKEAFDYYVPLKSVFGNSAAFAAGPNPYYGGQDLGLFWVDKVLPTMKTRPYSKYDQDIYNASSINMQTMTKDLKYGTETAVSNWQKELKKNHPEIEFK; encoded by the coding sequence TTGAAAATCAACAGAGGCAACAAATGGCGGGTTTTCGTTATTGCCGTTGTCGTACTATCAGTCCTTGTATCAGGGTGCAGCGGAAAAGGGAAGGAAAGCGCTTCCGACAGCGCTTCTGACAGCGCTTCCACGGAGACTTCCGCAAGCACTTCGGCTTCCGGCAACGATCAGCAAGCAACCGTCACCATGTGGGGATGGGATAAGGCCTATGCCGAAAAAACGGTGGAAGGCTTTAACAAAGTCTATCCGAATATCAAGGTAGAATTCGTTGATGTCTCGGCTGGAGACTATCTCAAAAAACTCCAAACGTCCGTCGCCGCCGGCTCCGATCTGCCGGACATCATTTGGGGAGAAGCCGGTTTCCGGGGCGCTCTGTTCGCGTTAAACATCTTGGACGATTTAACCAAAGAGCCTTATAGCTTCGATAAATCGAAACTTATCGATCAGGTCATACCGCAACTGCAAAACGAGAAAGGTGAATTGGTCGGACTGGAGCAATCGGTCAACCCGGGCGCTCTGGCGTACAAGAGGAACTTGGCGAAACAATATTTGGGAACAGACGATCCCGACCAGTTGGCCGCCATGTTCCCGGATTGGAACTCGTTCATTGAGAAAGGGAAGGAAGTCAAACAGAAGAGCGGAGGCAAAGTATCCATGCTGCCAGGGATGATGGATGCTTATACCGTGGTATATCCGCAATATCCGGAGGCTTTTATTCACGGAGTGCAGTTCGATACGAGTGCCGTCAAGTCCATCTTCCAGACGCTGGAGAACATCCGCAACGCGGATATTACGGCCAAGCTTGACATGTGGTCCCCGACTTGGAACGCTTCCTATGCGAAGGATGACGTGATTTTCTATCCCGCCGCGAACTGGTCGCCGCACTTCGTCATCGAACCGAACGATAAGGGCAGCACCGGCCGCTGGGGACTTATGGTACCTCCGGGCGGAGGGTACAGCTACGGGGGGACATCTCTGGGAATCTGGAAGGACTCCAAGAACAAGGAGGCTGCCTGGAAATATCTCGAGTGGACGCTTGCATCCGAAGAAGGCGCCAAGCTGAGCAAGGAAGCGTTCGACTATTACGTTCCGCTGAAATCCGTATTCGGCAACTCTGCAGCGTTTGCTGCCGGACCTAATCCATATTATGGCGGACAAGATCTCGGATTGTTCTGGGTCGACAAAGTTCTGCCGACCATGAAGACGAGACCTTACTCCAAATACGACCAGGATATTTACAACGCATCCTCGATCAACATGCAAACCATGACGAAGGATTTGAAGTACGGCACCGAGACCGCGGTTTCGAATTGGCAGAAAGAACTGAAGAAAAACCATCCGGAAATCGAGTTCAAATAA
- a CDS encoding carbohydrate ABC transporter permease produces the protein MRAIVKYKWPYFFIAPYFVSYAVFGLFPIAFTLYISFTNWDLFGNHAWIGWDNYADLAEDPYFWKSIGNVLVYLAGYLPALIIVGMLLASLIESRLIRRKALWRLGIFTPYMTTPVAIGIIFALLFDWQGGIVNGILLNLGLIQERVDWLGEAATARLIIILMIFWKNIGYFVMFYSAGMASVDPSIYEAAVVDGANAKDVFLKITVPLLRPINLFLIVTSMIGGLQLVEEPMLLFSGWASGSSLVGGPDGAAFTPIWYMFDASFNGSSFKYGKGAAIAYSTFLFIALFSLIGVKWLNRRDA, from the coding sequence ATGCGGGCAATCGTGAAATATAAATGGCCGTATTTCTTTATCGCGCCATACTTCGTGTCCTACGCTGTTTTCGGATTGTTTCCGATCGCGTTCACGTTATACATCAGCTTCACCAACTGGGATCTGTTCGGCAATCATGCTTGGATCGGCTGGGACAATTACGCGGACCTTGCCGAAGATCCGTATTTCTGGAAGTCGATCGGCAACGTCCTGGTCTATTTGGCCGGATACTTGCCTGCTCTTATCATCGTCGGCATGCTCTTGGCCAGCTTGATCGAGAGCCGTCTGATCCGGCGCAAAGCGTTGTGGCGGCTAGGCATCTTCACACCCTATATGACCACTCCGGTCGCGATCGGGATCATTTTCGCATTGCTGTTCGATTGGCAAGGGGGGATTGTGAACGGGATTCTCCTTAATCTTGGCTTGATCCAAGAGAGGGTGGACTGGCTCGGAGAGGCGGCGACGGCCAGGTTAATCATCATTCTTATGATTTTCTGGAAAAACATCGGATACTTCGTCATGTTCTATTCCGCGGGAATGGCCAGTGTGGATCCTTCGATTTATGAAGCCGCCGTCGTAGACGGAGCGAATGCTAAGGATGTGTTCCTAAAGATTACGGTGCCGTTGCTTCGGCCGATCAATCTGTTCCTGATCGTCACTTCGATGATCGGCGGGCTTCAGCTCGTTGAAGAACCGATGCTGCTTTTCAGCGGCTGGGCATCCGGCTCATCGCTCGTTGGCGGTCCGGACGGCGCCGCGTTTACGCCGATTTGGTATATGTTCGACGCTTCATTCAACGGTTCGTCGTTCAAATACGGCAAAGGCGCGGCGATCGCGTACTCGACATTCCTGTTCATTGCTTTGTTTTCCCTGATCGGCGTCAAATGGTTGAATAGGAGGGATGCATAA
- a CDS encoding carbohydrate ABC transporter permease, with protein sequence MKAAKWGAVSVLALLTALCLLPFYTMVVMGTYYSEDLFKQLPLLPSHYLAHNLNTVLQGDFMKYYGNSVYVAILFTAISVGISTITGYAFGKFDFPGRKVLYLIILATMMIPGQLGLIAYVMEMKWFHLGNTHMPLLIAGLNNAFGVFFMTQFSRSSVPAEVLESARIDGCGELGAFVRIAYPFLMPAVSTLALLAFLGSWNNYLLPLVTLNKPDLYTLPLGIANLSTVYRTDYSASILGLTLGTLPLIVLFLFGSKTLVRGLTGGAVKG encoded by the coding sequence ATGAAGGCTGCTAAATGGGGGGCTGTCTCCGTCCTTGCTTTATTGACGGCATTGTGTCTTCTGCCTTTCTATACCATGGTGGTCATGGGAACTTACTATTCCGAGGACTTGTTTAAGCAGCTTCCGCTGCTGCCAAGCCATTATTTGGCACACAACCTGAACACGGTTCTGCAGGGAGATTTCATGAAGTATTACGGCAACAGCGTTTATGTCGCCATTCTTTTCACGGCCATATCGGTCGGAATTTCCACGATCACGGGCTATGCCTTCGGGAAATTCGATTTTCCCGGCAGGAAAGTGCTGTATCTCATCATTCTCGCCACCATGATGATTCCGGGCCAGCTTGGCCTGATTGCATACGTGATGGAAATGAAGTGGTTCCATCTCGGGAACACTCACATGCCCCTGCTTATCGCGGGGTTGAACAACGCATTCGGCGTGTTCTTCATGACTCAGTTCAGCCGGTCCAGCGTACCTGCGGAAGTGCTGGAGAGCGCGAGGATCGACGGCTGTGGGGAACTGGGGGCATTCGTCAGGATCGCCTATCCTTTCTTGATGCCTGCCGTCAGCACGCTTGCGCTGCTTGCTTTCCTAGGCTCCTGGAACAATTATTTACTGCCTCTCGTCACGCTGAACAAGCCGGACTTGTATACGCTGCCGCTCGGTATTGCTAATTTATCCACCGTTTACAGGACGGATTATTCCGCCAGTATCCTGGGCTTGACGCTCGGAACGCTGCCGCTCATCGTTCTGTTCCTGTTCGGTTCCAAAACGCTGGTAAGAGGACTTACGGGCGGGGCCGTAAAAGGATAG